The Burkholderia cepacia ATCC 25416 genome includes a window with the following:
- a CDS encoding Lrp/AsnC family transcriptional regulator produces the protein MKLDRGSTSPADAAPALDRIDRAILRQLQQDASISNVSLAAKVKLSAPACLRRVERLKEMGLIRGIVALLDPKPLGAGMLVVIGFVLDRSTPEAFAEFEKAAQKVSGCVECHVVTGEFDYFMLVRTRDNESFNRLHAEQLLYLPGVRQVRSFMVLKEILSTHALPV, from the coding sequence ATGAAATTAGATCGCGGTAGCACATCCCCGGCCGACGCCGCGCCGGCGCTCGATCGCATCGACCGGGCGATCCTGCGGCAGTTGCAGCAGGATGCGTCGATTTCGAACGTGAGCCTTGCCGCGAAGGTGAAGCTGAGCGCGCCGGCATGTCTGCGGCGCGTCGAGCGGTTGAAGGAGATGGGATTGATTCGCGGCATCGTCGCGTTGCTCGACCCGAAGCCGCTGGGTGCCGGGATGCTGGTCGTGATCGGCTTCGTGCTGGATCGCTCGACACCGGAGGCGTTCGCCGAATTCGAGAAGGCCGCGCAGAAAGTGTCGGGGTGTGTCGAGTGCCACGTCGTGACGGGCGAATTCGACTACTTCATGCTGGTCCGCACGCGCGACAACGAGAGCTTCAACCGGTTGCATGCCGAGCAGTTGCTGTACCTGCCCGGCGTGCGGCAGGTGCGCTCGTTCATGGTGCTCAAGGAGATTCTGTCGACGCACGCGTTGCCGGTGTAG